The Microvirgula aerodenitrificans DSM 15089 DNA window AGCCGCATCCACTCCCTGCCGCACCGCCTCACCGGCGGCACGCTCGGCGTGGTCAATATCCGCGGCAGCCTGGTGGTCTGCGTCAGCCTGGCCAGCCTGCTCGGCCTGCCGGCCACACCGGCAGCCGTGACCGGCCAGCGCGCCCGGCCACGGCTGCTGGTGGTCGGGCGCCAGGGGGCGCCAGTGGCATTCCCGGTCGATGACGTGCATGGCATCGAGCGCTTCGCCGACGCCACCCTCACGCCGCCACCGGCCACGGTGGCCGGCCATGGCAATCATTTTTCCACCCGGGTCGCCCGCTGGCGCGACCACGGTGTCGGTCTGCTCGATGAAGCGCGACTGATGGCCGCCCTGAACCGGAACCTTGCCTGATGGCCGACGATCTGAGCCAGTTGCCGCTTATCGACCTGTTTCGCCAGGAACTGGAAGTCCAGGCCCAGGTGCTCAATGACGGCCTGCTGGAGCTGGAACGCCAGCCCGCCGCCGCCAGACCGCTGGAAGCGTGCATGCGCGCCGCGCACTCGATCAAGGGTGCGGCGCGCATCGTCGGTCTCGAGCCGGCGGTGGACATTGCCCATGTGCTGGAAGATGCCTTCGTCGCCGCACAGCATGGCCAGCTGGCGCTGGACAGCGGTCAGATCGACCTGCTGCTGCGCGCCGTCGACCTGCTGTCGCATATCGCCGAC harbors:
- a CDS encoding chemotaxis protein CheW, with the protein product MSEAFTDAAIDQIDDCWNRTGIRGDGSCPSLIRYIHCSRCPTHALAARQILDRLSVDSVMAADTPAPADDDSGPRHSTLVFRLGEEWLGLPTRLLREIADSSRIHSLPHRLTGGTLGVVNIRGSLVVCVSLASLLGLPATPAAVTGQRARPRLLVVGRQGAPVAFPVDDVHGIERFADATLTPPPATVAGHGNHFSTRVARWRDHGVGLLDEARLMAALNRNLA